A window from Pseudomonas moraviensis encodes these proteins:
- a CDS encoding pyridoxamine 5'-phosphate oxidase family protein translates to MDTASKPQPSPWHEGELTLQRAVGAVEMMVGVGQRQLARDWMPDQHREFYAQLPFVVLGAVDSQGDPWATLRTGQPGFMDSPSPQVLKIKLDAQRNDPANQGLQPGDAIGMLGIELHTRRRNRMNGNISRRDDNSLEIGVTQAYGNCPRYINLRHYAFVDETTDTALDLPVSEPLVRDMITAADSFYVATYVVRDGERQVDVSHRGGKSGFVHMDEDGTLTIPDFSGNLFFNTLGNILLNPRAGLTFIDFESGDLLQMTGSAEVLLDDPQIAAFQGAERLWRFKPQRIVYRQAALPLRWAEQPEGDSPNSQMTGSWEQTRERLQAEALRNQWRALHVTRVVDENPQIRSFYLQANDGFCLPRFEPGQHLPIKVLLDGQDAASIRTYSVSSAPSDEFLRISVKRDGSVSSHLHDRVQALDLIEARAPQGDFTVDATERRPLVLLAAGVGVTPLLSMLREVVYQGKRISRMRPTWVVQSSRTVEDLAFREEIDALAARAGDKVKVLRVVSQPPLQATAQGYDHAGRIDIALLKSLLPLDDYDFYLCGPGSFTQALYDGLRKMRIPDDRIHAETFGPSTLIRDVEISTPAPPQVPVAEEPVKVLFATSGKEARWEPGSGTLLELAEARGLNPEFSCRGGSCGTCKTRLSSGQVHYLTPPAMRLADDEVLICCAAPAQGSDTLVLDV, encoded by the coding sequence ATGGACACAGCGTCGAAACCGCAGCCCTCGCCCTGGCATGAAGGTGAGCTGACCCTGCAACGTGCCGTCGGCGCGGTGGAGATGATGGTCGGTGTCGGCCAGCGACAACTGGCCCGCGACTGGATGCCGGACCAGCACCGCGAGTTCTATGCGCAACTGCCCTTCGTCGTGCTCGGCGCCGTCGACAGCCAGGGCGATCCGTGGGCAACGCTGCGCACCGGTCAACCGGGGTTCATGGATTCGCCTTCGCCGCAGGTGTTGAAGATCAAACTCGACGCCCAGCGCAATGACCCGGCCAATCAAGGCCTGCAGCCCGGCGATGCGATCGGCATGCTCGGCATCGAGCTGCACACTCGCCGGCGCAATCGCATGAACGGCAACATCAGCCGCCGCGATGACAACAGCCTCGAGATCGGCGTGACCCAGGCTTACGGCAATTGCCCGCGCTACATCAACTTGCGCCATTACGCCTTCGTCGACGAAACCACCGACACCGCGCTCGACCTGCCTGTCAGCGAACCGCTGGTGCGCGACATGATCACCGCCGCCGATTCGTTCTACGTAGCTACTTATGTGGTGCGCGATGGTGAGCGTCAGGTCGATGTGTCCCATCGCGGCGGCAAATCCGGTTTCGTGCATATGGACGAGGACGGCACCCTGACCATCCCGGATTTCTCCGGCAATCTGTTCTTCAACACCCTCGGCAATATCCTGCTCAATCCGCGAGCCGGACTGACCTTCATCGATTTCGAAAGCGGCGATCTATTGCAGATGACCGGCAGCGCCGAAGTGCTGCTCGACGATCCGCAGATCGCTGCGTTCCAGGGTGCCGAGCGTCTGTGGCGTTTCAAGCCGCAGCGCATCGTTTACCGTCAGGCCGCGTTGCCGCTGCGCTGGGCCGAGCAGCCGGAAGGCGATTCGCCCAATTCGCAGATGACCGGCAGCTGGGAACAGACCCGCGAGCGTTTGCAGGCTGAGGCGCTGCGCAATCAGTGGCGTGCGCTGCACGTCACGCGGGTGGTCGATGAGAATCCGCAGATCCGCTCCTTTTACCTGCAAGCCAACGACGGCTTCTGCCTGCCGCGCTTCGAACCGGGCCAGCACTTGCCGATCAAGGTCTTGCTCGACGGCCAGGACGCCGCGTCGATCCGCACCTACAGCGTGTCCAGCGCACCGTCGGACGAGTTCTTGCGCATCAGCGTCAAACGCGATGGCTCGGTTTCTTCACACTTGCACGACCGGGTTCAAGCACTGGATTTGATCGAAGCCCGCGCCCCGCAAGGCGACTTCACCGTCGACGCCACGGAACGGCGCCCGCTGGTGCTGCTCGCCGCCGGGGTCGGGGTGACGCCATTGCTGTCGATGCTGCGCGAAGTGGTCTATCAGGGCAAACGCATCAGCCGCATGCGCCCGACCTGGGTGGTGCAAAGCAGTCGCACCGTCGAGGATCTGGCCTTTCGCGAAGAAATCGATGCTTTGGCTGCGCGTGCCGGCGACAAGGTCAAAGTGCTGCGGGTGGTCAGCCAGCCGCCGCTGCAGGCTACAGCGCAGGGCTACGACCATGCCGGGCGCATCGACATCGCCTTGCTGAAAAGCCTGCTGCCGCTGGATGACTACGATTTCTATCTGTGCGGCCCGGGCAGCTTCACCCAGGCGCTGTACGACGGCCTGCGCAAGATGCGCATTCCCGATGATCGCATCCACGCCGAAACCTTCGGCCCGTCGACGCTGATCCGCGATGTCGAAATCAGCACCCCGGCGCCGCCGCAAGTGCCGGTCGCTGAAGAGCCGGTCAAGGTGTTGTTCGCCACGTCCGGCAAGGAAGCGCGCTGGGAACCGGGCAGCGGCACCTTGCTGGAACTGGCCGAGGCACGTGGCCTGAATCCGGAATTCAGCTGCCGCGGCGGTTCGTGCGGCACCTGCAAAACCCGCCTGAGCAGCGGCCAGGTGCATTACCTCACCCCGCCGGCCATGCGCCTGGCGGACGACGAAGTGCTGATCTGCTGCGCCGCCCCGGCGCAGGGCAGCGACACCTTGGTGCTGGACGTTTGA
- the gabP gene encoding GABA permease: MNSLNPKDSNGQLAQGFKPRHVTMLSIAGIIGAGLFVGSGHAIAAAGPAVLLAYLFSGLLVVLVMRMLGEMAVAHPDTGSFSTYADQAIGRWAGFTIGWLYWWFWVLVIPIEALAAGHVLNQWFPQVDAWLFALLSIVLLVITNLFSVSKYGEFEFWFAMAKVIAIIGFIGLGFAVLMGWIPEREATGLSTLMAEHGGFAPNGMSAVVGAFITIMFSFIGTEAVTIAAAESNNPAQNIAKATRSVIWRIGIFYLLSIFVVISVVPWNDPQLASVGSYQRALELMNIPNAKFLVDVVVLIAVASCMNSSIYISSRMLYSLGRRGDAPPALKVTSAAGVPRAAVIASTVIGAGVTLLSYFMPAGLFQFLLASSGAIALLVYLVIAISQLRMRRRLEREKIEMTLRMWLFPWLTWLVIAFICAALAVMMITPEHRMEVSSTIGLALLISFIGLATSRQHRPAGRVAAASKA, from the coding sequence ATGAACAGCCTGAACCCCAAGGACTCCAACGGTCAGTTGGCGCAAGGTTTCAAACCGCGCCACGTCACCATGCTTTCGATTGCCGGCATCATCGGCGCAGGACTTTTCGTTGGCTCAGGCCACGCCATCGCCGCCGCAGGACCTGCGGTGCTGCTCGCTTATCTGTTCTCCGGCCTATTGGTCGTGCTGGTGATGCGCATGCTCGGCGAAATGGCCGTGGCGCATCCCGACACCGGCTCGTTTTCCACCTACGCCGATCAGGCCATCGGCCGCTGGGCCGGGTTCACCATCGGCTGGCTCTACTGGTGGTTCTGGGTGCTGGTGATTCCGATCGAAGCACTGGCCGCCGGGCACGTACTCAATCAATGGTTTCCCCAGGTCGACGCGTGGTTGTTCGCCTTGCTGTCGATCGTGCTGCTGGTGATCACCAACCTGTTCAGCGTGTCGAAATACGGCGAGTTCGAATTCTGGTTCGCCATGGCCAAGGTCATCGCGATCATCGGTTTCATCGGCCTGGGCTTTGCGGTGCTGATGGGCTGGATTCCCGAGCGCGAAGCCACCGGCTTGAGCACGCTGATGGCCGAGCACGGCGGCTTCGCGCCGAACGGCATGTCAGCGGTGGTCGGCGCTTTCATCACTATCATGTTCAGTTTCATTGGCACCGAAGCGGTGACCATCGCCGCTGCGGAGTCGAACAACCCGGCGCAGAACATCGCCAAGGCGACCCGTTCGGTAATCTGGCGCATCGGCATCTTCTATCTGCTGTCGATCTTCGTGGTGATTTCCGTGGTGCCGTGGAACGACCCGCAACTCGCCTCGGTCGGTTCCTACCAGCGCGCACTGGAGCTGATGAACATCCCCAACGCCAAATTCCTCGTCGACGTGGTCGTGCTGATCGCGGTCGCCAGTTGCATGAACTCGTCGATCTACATCTCTTCGCGCATGCTCTATTCGCTGGGCCGACGCGGCGATGCACCGCCGGCATTGAAAGTGACCTCGGCCGCCGGTGTGCCGCGCGCGGCGGTCATTGCCAGCACGGTGATCGGCGCAGGCGTAACGTTGCTCAGCTACTTCATGCCGGCCGGGTTGTTCCAGTTCCTGCTCGCCAGCTCCGGCGCGATTGCCTTGCTGGTGTATCTGGTGATCGCCATTTCGCAGTTGCGCATGCGCCGCCGACTGGAACGGGAAAAGATCGAAATGACCTTGCGCATGTGGCTGTTTCCGTGGCTCACCTGGCTGGTCATCGCTTTCATCTGCGCGGCGTTGGCAGTGATGATGATCACCCCTGAACATCGCATGGAAGTGAGCTCGACGATTGGCCTGGCGCTACTGATCTCGTTCATCGGATTGGCCACCAGCCGCCAGCACCGGCCGGCGGGCAGAGTGGCGGCTGCGAGCAAAGCTTAA
- a CDS encoding TonB-dependent siderophore receptor, whose protein sequence is MRRTLLSICVLQALSSSSWAEPAEPTSSTLELEATDVVGTADYERADGPVHGYRATRSASATRTDTSIHETPQSISVVTKDAVEDLGATRLQDALDYAGGVGRANNFGGQGLTTFTVRGFTTGEFYRNGFPINRGYPNMPDANTIERLEVLRGPATMLYGRGDPGGTFNVVSKQPLPERTVTLGSQLNDQGMKRGTLDASGPLDEEGRLAYRLNVVGEGGDTFRDHVETERYGITPVLSWQATDATKLIFEGDFMRNNAPLDRGVTRYPAQIGTASRDTFFGEKDVGKLHNDNNMAQLRFEHMLNDDWTLGGGFQWLDGSLKGDAIEANGIAADGRTLGRNFNYRKLEWTDKDTQLNLTGHFDTGGLQHTLLTGIEYEDYDYKSIIQRSSGAVSAYPIDIFNPVYGQPRPALTRTPTHDKENLKTYAAFVQDQVALTDKLKVLAGARFERFEHDYETYVPGGKSWQASDNAVTPRIGVTYDLSETLAVYANTARSFKPNTGASREGGGFAPEKGKSYEMGVKWEALDQQLSVDAAIYQIEKRNVLTTDPVDSTFSVAAGEVRSRGFDVNVTGNLTPEWRVVGGYAYVDAEVTKDNTLRSGTRLLNIPKNSFSLLNMYEFQDGTLKGLGLGTGLKYVDERAGQTANTAFSMGSYTVVDLLSFYKVNDKVRLNLDVKNIFDRDYEEGAFGNVYAYPGAPRTVQVGISYTL, encoded by the coding sequence ATGCGTCGAACTCTGCTTTCCATTTGTGTGCTGCAGGCGTTGTCTTCTTCCTCGTGGGCTGAGCCAGCCGAACCGACTTCTTCCACGCTCGAGCTGGAAGCCACCGATGTGGTCGGCACAGCGGATTACGAAAGGGCAGACGGCCCGGTACACGGCTATCGCGCGACCCGTTCGGCCAGCGCCACGCGCACCGACACCTCGATTCATGAAACCCCGCAGTCGATCAGCGTAGTGACCAAAGACGCCGTCGAAGACCTAGGTGCTACCCGTTTGCAGGACGCGCTGGATTACGCCGGCGGGGTCGGGCGGGCAAATAATTTTGGCGGCCAGGGCCTGACCACGTTCACCGTGCGCGGCTTTACTACCGGTGAGTTCTACCGCAACGGTTTCCCGATCAACCGTGGCTACCCGAACATGCCCGACGCCAACACCATTGAGCGGCTGGAAGTGCTGCGCGGCCCGGCGACCATGCTGTATGGCCGTGGCGATCCCGGCGGTACCTTCAACGTGGTATCGAAACAGCCGTTGCCCGAACGCACGGTCACCTTGGGCAGCCAGTTGAATGACCAGGGCATGAAGCGCGGCACCCTCGATGCTTCCGGGCCGCTCGATGAAGAAGGTCGCCTGGCCTATCGCTTGAATGTGGTGGGCGAGGGCGGCGACACCTTCCGCGATCATGTCGAGACCGAGCGCTACGGCATCACGCCAGTGCTGAGCTGGCAGGCGACCGACGCGACCAAGCTGATCTTCGAAGGCGACTTCATGCGCAACAACGCGCCACTCGATCGTGGCGTGACGCGCTATCCGGCGCAGATCGGTACCGCCTCGCGCGACACGTTCTTCGGCGAGAAAGACGTCGGCAAACTGCACAACGACAACAACATGGCGCAGCTGCGTTTCGAGCACATGCTCAACGACGACTGGACCCTGGGCGGTGGTTTCCAGTGGCTCGACGGCTCGCTCAAGGGCGACGCGATCGAAGCCAACGGCATTGCCGCTGACGGCCGTACGCTGGGACGCAATTTCAACTACCGCAAGCTGGAATGGACCGACAAGGACACCCAGCTTAACCTCACCGGCCACTTCGACACCGGCGGTCTGCAGCACACCTTGCTCACTGGCATCGAGTATGAAGATTACGACTACAAGTCGATCATCCAGCGCTCCAGCGGCGCCGTCAGTGCCTACCCGATCGACATCTTCAATCCGGTTTACGGCCAGCCGCGCCCGGCGCTGACCCGCACGCCGACCCACGACAAAGAAAACCTCAAGACCTACGCCGCGTTCGTGCAGGATCAGGTGGCGCTGACCGACAAACTGAAAGTGCTGGCCGGCGCGCGTTTCGAGCGCTTCGAGCACGATTACGAAACCTACGTGCCGGGCGGCAAGAGCTGGCAGGCCAGCGACAACGCCGTCACCCCGCGCATCGGCGTGACCTACGACCTGAGCGAAACCCTGGCGGTGTACGCCAACACCGCGCGCTCGTTCAAGCCCAACACGGGTGCCAGTCGTGAGGGTGGCGGCTTCGCCCCGGAGAAGGGCAAGTCCTATGAGATGGGCGTGAAATGGGAAGCGCTGGATCAGCAGTTGAGCGTCGACGCAGCGATCTACCAGATCGAAAAACGCAACGTGCTGACCACCGACCCGGTGGATTCCACCTTCAGCGTTGCCGCCGGTGAAGTGCGCAGCCGTGGTTTCGACGTCAACGTTACCGGCAATCTCACCCCCGAGTGGCGAGTGGTCGGCGGTTACGCTTACGTCGACGCCGAGGTGACCAAGGACAACACGCTGCGCTCCGGCACGCGCCTGCTGAACATTCCGAAGAACAGCTTCAGCCTGCTCAACATGTACGAGTTCCAGGACGGCACGCTCAAAGGCCTTGGCTTGGGCACCGGCCTGAAATACGTCGACGAGCGTGCCGGGCAGACCGCCAACACTGCGTTCTCCATGGGCAGTTACACCGTGGTCGACCTGCTGAGCTTCTACAAAGTCAACGACAAGGTGCGGCTCAATCTCGATGTGAAAAACATCTTTGATCGCGACTACGAAGAAGGCGCCTTCGGCAACGTCTACGCCTATCCGGGCGCGCCGAGAACCGTGCAGGTGGGGATTTCCTACACGCTGTAA
- the paoC gene encoding aldehyde oxidoreductase molybdenum-binding subunit PaoC yields the protein MKFDTPAGTNPIDQLKVIGQPADRIDGKLKTTGTATYAYEQNAAVPDAAYGYIVGAGIGKGRIASIDSARASEASGVIAIVTYENAGPLAKGEFYVARALAGPQVDHYHQAVAIVVANTFEEARAAAGLLDIRYVAEPGSFDLAAAKDSAPPAPPAGFGPPPQTSVGDFEGAFNAAPLQVDQHYSTPDQAHAMMEPHATIARWNGKQLTLWTSIQQINWGVRDLAKTLGIAKEDVRLVSPYIGGGFGGKGTILCDAVLASLAARHAGRAVKVALPRPLMFNNLTHRPATIQRIRIGANRDGMITAIGHESWSGNLRGGRTEAATASTRLLYAGANRMTRLNLAVLDLAEGSAMRAPGEAPGMMALEIAMDELAENLQMDPLQLRVLNDTQVDPEQPSRPFSKRQLVECLNTGAERFGWQQRNPQPGQRREGGWLIGIGLASAIRGAPTTASAARVRLDRQGIITVETDMTDIGTGSYTIIAQTAAEMMGVPLERVVVHLGDSRFPESSGSGGQWGAASSTAGVYAACLKLREAAARAVGIDPQQAEFVEGQIRAGTQHVALSQAAAKGELTGEDRMEYGDLAQRFAQQTFGAHFAEVAVNAATGEIRLRRQLAVCAAGRILNPKTARSQIIGGMTMGAGAALMEELAVDHRMGFFVNHDLAGYEVPVHADIPHQEVIFLDEVDPYATPLKAKGVGELGISGAAAAIANAIYNACGVRVRDYPITLDKLIGELSYPV from the coding sequence ATGAAATTCGACACCCCGGCCGGTACCAATCCCATCGACCAGTTGAAGGTGATCGGCCAACCTGCCGACCGCATCGACGGCAAGCTGAAAACCACCGGCACCGCCACTTACGCCTACGAACAGAACGCAGCGGTGCCGGACGCCGCTTACGGCTATATCGTCGGCGCCGGGATCGGCAAGGGGCGCATCGCCTCGATTGATTCAGCCCGAGCGAGCGAGGCGTCCGGGGTGATCGCCATCGTCACTTATGAGAACGCCGGACCGTTGGCCAAAGGCGAGTTTTACGTAGCTCGGGCCTTGGCCGGGCCGCAGGTCGATCACTATCACCAGGCCGTGGCAATTGTCGTCGCGAACACCTTCGAAGAGGCGCGCGCTGCGGCTGGGTTGCTCGATATTCGCTATGTGGCCGAACCGGGTTCGTTCGATCTGGCGGCGGCGAAAGACTCAGCGCCCCCAGCGCCCCCGGCCGGTTTCGGCCCGCCGCCGCAGACCAGCGTCGGTGACTTCGAAGGCGCCTTCAACGCCGCGCCTCTGCAGGTTGACCAGCACTACAGCACACCCGATCAGGCCCACGCGATGATGGAACCGCACGCGACCATCGCCCGCTGGAACGGCAAGCAGCTGACCTTGTGGACATCGATTCAGCAGATCAACTGGGGCGTGCGCGATCTGGCGAAAACCCTCGGGATTGCCAAGGAGGATGTGCGGCTGGTCTCGCCGTATATCGGCGGCGGTTTCGGCGGTAAGGGCACGATTCTCTGCGACGCGGTACTGGCGTCGCTGGCCGCCCGACATGCCGGCCGTGCGGTGAAGGTCGCCTTACCGCGTCCGCTGATGTTCAACAACCTGACTCACCGCCCGGCGACGATTCAGCGCATACGCATCGGTGCCAACCGTGACGGCATGATCACGGCGATCGGCCACGAGAGCTGGTCGGGCAATCTGCGCGGCGGACGCACCGAAGCGGCTACCGCGTCAACGCGATTGCTTTATGCCGGGGCCAATCGCATGACTCGTTTGAACCTGGCCGTGCTCGATCTCGCTGAGGGTTCGGCGATGCGCGCGCCGGGTGAGGCGCCGGGGATGATGGCGCTGGAAATCGCCATGGATGAACTGGCAGAAAATCTGCAGATGGATCCGCTGCAGCTGCGCGTCCTCAACGACACGCAGGTCGATCCGGAGCAGCCGTCGCGGCCGTTTTCCAAACGGCAACTCGTGGAGTGTCTGAACACTGGCGCCGAGCGCTTTGGCTGGCAGCAGCGCAACCCTCAACCCGGTCAGCGACGCGAGGGCGGCTGGCTGATCGGCATCGGTCTGGCCTCGGCAATTCGCGGCGCACCGACCACCGCATCGGCGGCGCGCGTGCGCCTTGATCGCCAAGGCATCATCACCGTCGAAACCGACATGACCGACATCGGCACCGGCAGTTACACCATCATTGCCCAGACCGCCGCGGAAATGATGGGCGTGCCGCTGGAGCGTGTCGTGGTGCATCTGGGCGATTCGCGGTTTCCGGAATCGTCAGGCTCCGGCGGCCAGTGGGGCGCGGCCTCCTCCACTGCCGGCGTGTATGCCGCGTGCCTGAAATTGCGCGAGGCCGCTGCTCGCGCCGTCGGGATCGATCCTCAGCAAGCGGAGTTTGTGGAGGGGCAGATTCGCGCAGGCACGCAGCACGTTGCCCTGTCGCAAGCTGCCGCCAAGGGCGAGCTGACTGGCGAGGACCGCATGGAGTACGGCGACCTTGCCCAGCGCTTCGCCCAGCAGACCTTCGGCGCGCATTTCGCCGAGGTCGCGGTCAATGCGGCGACTGGCGAAATTCGCCTGCGTCGGCAACTGGCGGTGTGCGCCGCCGGGCGCATCCTCAACCCGAAAACCGCGCGCAGCCAGATCATCGGCGGCATGACCATGGGTGCAGGCGCGGCATTGATGGAAGAGCTGGCGGTGGATCATCGCATGGGCTTTTTCGTCAATCACGATCTGGCCGGCTATGAGGTGCCGGTGCACGCCGACATTCCCCACCAGGAGGTGATCTTTCTCGACGAAGTCGATCCGTATGCCACCCCGTTGAAAGCCAAAGGCGTCGGCGAGTTGGGTATCAGCGGCGCTGCGGCGGCCATCGCCAACGCGATCTATAACGCTTGCGGAGTACGGGTGCGCGATTATCCGATTACGCTGGATAAACTCATCGGCGAGTTGTCTTACCCGGTCTGA
- a CDS encoding TetR/AcrR family transcriptional regulator yields MKPTFDDTRQHLLDTGHRMMAEKGFTSVGLNEILQTAGVPKGSFYHYFKSKELYGQALLEDYFVDYLADMERRLTLPGLTAFERLMDYWQGWQNRCTVEGHGDECLVVKLSAEVADLSESMRLTLRDGAERIVARITECIEQGQTDQSLPEGDARKLAETLYQLWLGASLLNKLQRTGQSLETSMAMTRQLLRV; encoded by the coding sequence ATGAAGCCGACCTTTGACGACACCCGCCAACACTTGCTCGACACCGGCCACCGGATGATGGCCGAGAAGGGCTTCACCAGCGTCGGCCTCAACGAGATCCTGCAGACCGCCGGCGTGCCCAAGGGCTCGTTCTATCACTACTTCAAATCCAAGGAGTTGTACGGCCAGGCGCTGCTTGAGGATTATTTCGTCGACTACCTTGCTGACATGGAACGCCGCCTGACACTGCCGGGGCTGACTGCCTTCGAGCGCTTGATGGATTACTGGCAGGGCTGGCAAAACCGCTGCACCGTCGAAGGCCACGGTGATGAATGCCTGGTGGTCAAACTCAGCGCCGAAGTCGCCGACCTGTCCGAATCGATGCGCCTGACCTTGCGCGACGGCGCCGAACGTATCGTCGCGCGCATCACCGAATGCATCGAACAGGGCCAGACCGACCAAAGCCTGCCCGAAGGCGATGCGAGGAAGTTGGCGGAGACCCTGTATCAGCTCTGGCTCGGCGCCAGTTTGCTGAACAAACTGCAGCGCACCGGCCAGTCGCTGGAGACCTCAATGGCGATGACCCGGCAGCTGCTGCGAGTCTGA
- a CDS encoding type 1 glutamine amidotransferase domain-containing protein → MKILMVLTSHDQLGNTGKKTGFWLEEFAAPYYAFKDAGADVTLVSPAGGQPPLDPKSDEPGAQTAETDRFRADPAAQKALASTGRLADVRAEDFDAVFYPGGHGPLWDLAEDKASIALIEAFDRANKPHGFVCHAPGVLLHVVRADGQPIVKDRDVTGFTNAEEAAVGLTDVVPFLIEDEFQRLGGRYSKVADWQVHVVTDGQLVTGQNPASSAAVAEKLLKLLG, encoded by the coding sequence ATGAAAATCTTGATGGTTCTGACTTCCCACGATCAACTCGGCAACACCGGCAAGAAAACCGGCTTCTGGCTGGAAGAATTTGCCGCACCGTATTACGCCTTCAAGGACGCCGGCGCCGACGTCACCCTGGTATCCCCAGCCGGCGGCCAGCCGCCGCTCGATCCGAAAAGCGACGAGCCCGGCGCGCAGACTGCCGAGACCGATCGCTTCCGCGCCGATCCGGCCGCGCAAAAAGCATTGGCCAGCACTGGCCGTTTGGCTGATGTCCGCGCCGAAGATTTCGATGCAGTGTTCTATCCAGGCGGCCACGGCCCACTGTGGGATTTGGCCGAAGACAAGGCTTCGATCGCGCTGATCGAAGCCTTCGACCGCGCCAACAAGCCTCATGGTTTCGTCTGCCACGCACCGGGCGTGTTGCTGCATGTCGTGCGCGCTGATGGCCAGCCGATCGTCAAAGATCGCGACGTCACCGGTTTTACCAATGCCGAAGAAGCGGCAGTCGGTCTGACTGATGTGGTGCCATTCCTCATCGAAGACGAATTCCAACGTCTCGGTGGCCGCTACTCGAAAGTCGCCGACTGGCAGGTGCATGTGGTAACTGACGGGCAACTGGTCACTGGCCAGAATCCGGCCAGTTCTGCCGCCGTTGCGGAAAAGCTGTTGAAGCTGCTCGGCTGA
- a CDS encoding alkene reductase, translated as MNNAFFTPAKLGAHTLKNRIVLPPLTRQRSTQPGNVANELMAEYYQQRAGAGFLVTEGTQIEPRGQGYAWTPGIHTPEQIAGWRTVTEAVHAVDGVIFAQLWHVGRVSHTALQPNGDAPVSASAVATDRVSVFIETAPGAGELVPPSAPRALSTDEVQELIQLYIQAARNAMEAGFDGIELHCANGYLVNQFISAHSNLRTDQYGGSLDNRLRFLREVVAGVAECIGKDKVGVRFAPLFSTTDEARTYLGLVEEDPHTTYIGAIKILEDVGIAYLSIAEADWDNAPAMPQTFRQAVRDTFSGAIIYAGRYTAETGAQLLGSGLADLVAFGRPFMANPDLPARIAQGWPLNQLNPATVYGGGAEGYTDYPTYSA; from the coding sequence ATGAACAACGCTTTTTTCACGCCTGCTAAATTGGGCGCACATACCCTGAAAAACCGCATCGTCCTGCCACCCCTCACCCGCCAGCGCAGCACGCAGCCGGGCAATGTCGCCAACGAACTGATGGCTGAGTATTACCAACAGCGCGCGGGTGCCGGTTTCCTCGTCACCGAAGGCACGCAGATCGAACCGCGCGGGCAAGGTTATGCGTGGACGCCGGGCATTCACACGCCGGAGCAGATCGCCGGTTGGCGCACAGTCACCGAGGCGGTGCACGCGGTGGATGGCGTGATCTTCGCCCAGCTCTGGCATGTTGGCCGGGTCTCGCACACCGCATTGCAGCCCAATGGCGACGCGCCCGTGTCGGCATCTGCTGTCGCCACCGACCGCGTCAGCGTATTCATTGAGACCGCGCCCGGTGCCGGTGAACTGGTGCCGCCGTCGGCTCCGCGCGCGCTGAGCACGGATGAGGTGCAGGAGTTGATTCAGCTGTACATCCAGGCCGCGCGCAACGCGATGGAAGCCGGTTTCGATGGCATCGAACTGCACTGCGCCAATGGCTATCTGGTCAATCAGTTCATCTCGGCGCACAGCAATCTGCGCACCGATCAGTACGGTGGCTCGCTGGACAATCGCTTGCGCTTTTTGCGCGAAGTGGTGGCTGGCGTCGCAGAATGCATCGGCAAGGACAAGGTCGGTGTGCGCTTTGCGCCGCTGTTCAGCACCACCGATGAAGCGCGGACTTATCTGGGTCTGGTCGAGGAAGATCCGCACACCACTTACATCGGCGCAATCAAGATTCTCGAAGACGTGGGCATCGCCTACCTGTCGATCGCCGAAGCCGACTGGGACAACGCGCCAGCGATGCCGCAGACCTTTCGCCAGGCCGTGCGCGATACGTTCAGCGGCGCGATCATTTATGCCGGGCGCTACACCGCCGAAACCGGGGCGCAATTGCTTGGGTCGGGGCTGGCGGATTTGGTCGCGTTTGGCCGACCATTCATGGCCAACCCGGACCTGCCGGCGCGGATTGCCCAAGGCTGGCCGTTGAATCAATTGAATCCTGCCACGGTGTATGGCGGTGGTGCCGAAGGGTATACCGATTACCCGACCTACTCCGCCTAA